One genomic window of Elaeis guineensis isolate ETL-2024a chromosome 2, EG11, whole genome shotgun sequence includes the following:
- the LOC105053664 gene encoding glycine-rich RNA-binding protein RZ1C isoform X2: MLERDTGRPRGFGFVTFAEPRAVEDAIREMHNQELDGRVISVNKAQPKMSSDDDTGYGYGGGGYSSGSRGSYRGGGGDGLPPIGRSDCFKCGRTGHWARECPSAGGGGGRFSSRSRFGGGGGRGDRFGGPDRYHDRYMDDRYDGGRYGDRDHLDSRDSRYGGARDRYGNDRYPPGGDRFSGDRYGGGPDRYPQNGYGKERGYDRDGPRGGSGYDRDGPRGGSGYDREGPRGGGGYDRDGPRGGGSDRYGSGGPARYEGGGSYRDRPGPYDRPSRGGRPSSYDDRY; encoded by the coding sequence ATGCTAGAGAGAGACACTGGCCGCCCTCGTGGATTTGGATTTGTGACCTTTGCTGAACCACGGGCTGTGGAGGATGCTATCAGAGAGATGCATAACCAGGAGCTGGATGGTCGGGTCATTTCAGTGAACAAGGCCCAGCCTAAGATGAGTTCAGATGACGACACTGGCTATGGTTATGGTGGTGGGGGCTATTCGTCAGGTAGCAGAGGAAGCTATCGTGGTGGTGGAGGTGATGGCTTACCGCCTATAGGGCGCAGTGATTGCTTCAAGTGTGGGCGTACGGGACACTGGGCTCGTGAGTGTCCTTCAGCTGGTGGAGGTGGTGGAAGATTCTCTTCTCGATCCAGgtttggtggtggtggtgggcgTGGGGATCGTTTTGGAGGGCCAGACCGCTATCATGACCGTTACATGGATGATCGGTATGATGGAGGCCGTTATGGGGATCGTGACCATCTTGACAGCAGGGACAGTAGGTATGGTGGTGCACGTGATCGCTATGGCAATGATCGTTATCCACCTGGTGGCGATCGGTTTTCTGGTGATAGATATGGTGGGGGGCCAGATCGTTACCCTCAAAATGGATATGGCAAGGAAAGAGGCTACGACAGAGATGGACCAAGGGGTGGCAGTGGCTACGACAGAGATGGACCAAGGGGTGGCAGTGGCTATGATAGAGAGGGACCTAGGGGTGGTGGTGGCTATGACAGAGATGGCCCAAGGGGTGGTGGCAGTGACAGATATGGAAGTGGTGGACCTGCACGTTATGAGGGGGGTGGTAGTTATAGGGACAGACCTGGGCCCTATGATCGACCCAGTAGGGGTGGACGCCCATCATCCTATGATGATCGTTACTAA